In Chitinophaga oryzae, the sequence GCGGTTAGATCAGACAATTGGGAGAGAGAGAATGGATGCCTTTATAAAAGAGACGGAAGAAGTTAAACTCGCTTGGGAAAAATAGTTATGACTCCCTCACTAACGCCCACATATTAATATCAAACAATCTTCCTTCCCATTCCATCCATTTCTTCAGCGTGCCTTCCTGGCGGAAGCCGTTCTTGATGAGCACTCTCTCGGAGGAAATATTGGCGGGCATTACTTCTGCTTCCATGCGGCTGAGTTCCAGTTCCCGGAAGCCGTAGCGTACCAGTTCAAGGATGGCTTCGGTCATGTATCCCTGGCCCCAGTAGGCATGTGCGAGGGCGTAGACGATAACGCCGCGGTGCAATTGTGGAAAGCTGTTAAAGCCGATGGTGCCGATGAGTTTTGACTGTCCCCGCAGGGTGATGCCCCACCGGATACCCAGCTGGTCCCTGAAACGCTGGTGGAAATAGGAGATGACTCTTTCTGCATCCAGTTCTGTTTTTAGCGGCATGACATGGTAATATTGCGTAACGCGCTGGTCGCTGAAGAGGTCCAGCAGATCGGCGGCATGCCAGGGCTGCAGTTCTACGAGGTCCAGGCGGTCGGTGTGCAGTATGGGAAATATGTTGGGTAACGGATGCATGGTAACTGGTGGTTGTCTCTCTAAAATACAAAAAAAGGGCGGGATAGGTTCCCGCCCTTCTATGGTTTATGTAGCATAAGATTTATTGGTGCAGCGAAATTGGGCCGCGTTGGATGATACCACCGCCGATAACATCATCGCCTTCATAGAAAACGGCGGACTGGCCGGGGGCGATGCCTTTTACATGTTCGAAGAAGTTGACTTTTACCTTGCCGTCTTCGTTGTGCAGGAGGCTCAGGGCGCCGGGGTCTTTGTAGCGGATCTTGGTGATGGCTTCCATGCCGTCCGGGATCGTTTCATATTTGCCCATGTTGAGGCCGCTGACGAACATCTCATTTTTCTGCAGTTCGTCTTCGTTGCCCAGGACGATGGTATTGGTTTCCGGGATGATTTCGGTAACGAATACCGGGCGACCGAGGGCGATATCGAGTCCTTTTCTCTGTCCGATGGTATAGAAAGGATAACCTTTGTGTTTACCCACGATGGTGCCGTCGGCCAGCACGAAGTTGCCGCCGTTGACCCTTTCTTCCAGTCCTTCTACTTTCCGTTTGAGGAATCCGCGGTAGTCGTTGTCGGGCACGAAGCAGATCTCATAGCTTTCTGCTTTTTTAGCCAGTTCGGGGTATCCGAAGTCGAAGGCCATTTGCCTGATTTCCGTTTTGCGGTATTTCCCTAAGGGAAGGATGGTGCGGGCGAGGACGTCCTGCTGGATGCCCCACAATACGTAGCTTTGATCTTTTGTTTCGTCGATTCCTTTGCTGATAACCATTCGGCCGTTGTCGTGACGCCGGATCTGACCGTAGTGTCCGGTAGCAATAAATTCACAGTCCATGGCATCGGCCCGTTTCATGAGGGCTCGCCATTTGATATGTGTATTACACAGTACGCACGGGTTGGGGGTGCGACCGGCAATATATTCGTCTACGAAGTTATTGATGACAAAGTCCCCGAATTCATCGCGGATATCCAGCACAAAGTGCGGGAACCCGTGATGCACCGCAGCTGCGCGGGCATCATTGAATGAGTCGAGGTTACAGCAGCCGGTTTCCTTTTTACTGGCCCCGGCAGAAGCATAATCCCAGGTCTTCATGGTGATACCCACCACTTCATAGCCCTGCTCATGCAACATCAGCGCTGTAACGGTACTATCGATACCGCCGCTCATGGCCACCAGCACTTTACCATGCTTGCTCATTTTAAAAAAGTTTAAGGACGCAAATTTACTGATTTTCCGGGCAACCGCCTATTGATAGAATAAATGCCTGTATTGAAGCCGTTTATGGGCTTTAATAGCATTTTACCCAGTTTTAGCTAATATTTGTCCACACACTACAATTTGTAGCCCCAACATTATATATTTATTGGATTAAGTATCTATTTAGCCTAATTTTAGACGAGATGCTACACACATTAAACAAAGAGTATATATTAAAGCAGACAAATTCCGGCGTTGATGAAAAAGTCTTTCATTTCCCGGAAAAGATATTACAGTTTGGCACCGGCGTATTGTTACGCGGGCTGGTAGACTATCTGGTGGACCAGGGCAACCGCAGCGGCTGCTATGAAGGCCGTATTGTAGTGGTGAAATCCACCGACGGCGATACCAGTGAATTCTCCGGCCAGGACAACCTGTATACGACGCATATCAAAGGCATCGCCCAGGGGGAACTGGTTGACCAGGTACTGATCAACGCTTCTATCAGCCGGGTTTTGCAATCGAATGCAGATTGGGGGGAAGTGCTGGCAGCCGTGCGACAGCCGGCCCTGCAGACCATCATCTCCAATACCACCGAGGTGGGCATACAATACGTACCGGAGAAAATCGGCGACAGCGCTCCGGCATCTTTCCCGGGTAAACTGCTGGCCGTCCTGAAAGAACGGTACGAATACTTCCGCGGCAGCGGTAACACCGGCTTTGTGATCGTACCTACTGAACTTGTGGTCGACAACGGACGTCTGCTGAAAGAGATCGTTTTGAAACTGGCGGCCTATAACGACATGCCGGCAGCTTTTGTACAATGGATCGAAAACGAGAATCATTTCTGTAACTCGCTGGTGGACAGGATCGTACCCGGTAAACCGCGTAACCTCGCGGAACTGGAAGAAAAAGCGGGTTATACCGATAAGCTGTGGATCGAAGTAGAGCCTTTCCTGTTGTGGGCGATAGAAGGAGATGCCCACGTACAGTCGGTCCTGGGCTTTCATAAAGCAGACGAGCGGATGCTCATCGCCCCCAGCATCGTGCCTTTCCGGGAACAGAAGCTGCGCCTGCTCAATGGCAGTCACACCGCGGCAGTACCGCTGGCTTATCTCTCCGGGCTGAACACGGTATATGAATGCATGAAAGACGACTACATGCGGCATTTCTTTGAGGAAGTGGTCCTGCGGGAAATATTGCCTACCATCGAACAGACATGCCCGCAGGCGGCCAGCTTCGCGCAGGACGTACTGGACCGTTTCGCCAATCCGTTCATCGCACATAAACTGATCAGCATCACTTTCCAGGAAAGCTCGAAAATGAATGCGCGTAACGTACGCACCCTCACCCGGTATTACGAGCAGTTTAAGACATTACCGGAATTTATGTGCCTCGGTTTTGCGGCCATGCTGCTGTTCCTGAAGCCCACCCGCATGGAGGACGGTAAATACTTCGGTACCCGGGACGGGGAGGAATACCAGATCACCGATGATAACATCGCCATTTTTGCCGCCCACTGGGAAACATATTCTTCCCCGCAACAGCTGGCAGAAAGGGTTTGCGCCGATAGCCGTCTCTGGGAAGCAGACCTGGCCGCTATCCCGCATTTTACGGAGACAGTGGCTGGTTACCTGCAAACCATGATGACCGGTGTGAAAAACGTGATGCAACTCCAGCTACCAAAAAACTAATCATTAGTATATGAAGGGATTTCTGACGGAAGATTTTTTATTACAAACAGAAACGGCTAAACGATTATATTTTGACTATGCGCAATCGATGCCGGTGATTGACTATCATAATCATCTGCCTCCTGACGAAATTGCACAGAACAAGGTCTTTAAAAACATGACCGACATATGGCTGCGCGGCGATCACTACAAGTGGCGCGCCATGCGGGCCAACGGCGTAGCGGAGCAGTACATCACCGGCAGCGCCGACGACTTCACCAAATTCCGCCACTGGGCAGCGACAACGCCGTATACCATGCGTAACCCGCTGTACCACTGGTCGCACATGGAGCTGAAAAATCCCTTCGGCATCACCGACCTGCTAAGCGAAGCTACCGCCGAAAAAATATGGGAAGCCGGCAATGATAAACTGCCGAAGCTTTCCACCCGGCAGCTGCTGCAACATTTTAAGGTAGAAGTGGTTTGCACCACCGATGACCCCACCGATTCGCTGGAGCATCACCAGGCCATTGCCAATAAGCCTTTTGGCACCCGCGTGTTGCCTACCTTCCGGCCCGACAAGGCCATGGCGGTGGACACGCCGGCCGTATTCAACGCATTTGTGGATAAGCTGTCGGCCATTACCGACCGCGAGATCCGCTCTTACCGCGACCTCGTGGAAGCGCTGCAGCTGCGTCATACCTACTTCCATGAAGCGGGCGGCCGGTTGAGCGACCACGGTATTACCACCTTCTCTTTTGCCGCTTATACCCAGCAGGAGCTGGACAATATTTTCCTCAACGCCCGTGGCCACCAGGCGGCCACGCCCTATGAGAGCGAGCAGTTTAAAACCGCTATGCTGCTGCAAATCTGCGAGTGGAACCACGAACGGGGCTGGGCCCAGCAATTCCATGCCGGCGCTATCCGTAACAACAATTCCCGGCTGTTGCAGCAACTGGGCGCCGATGCCGGTGTGGACTCCATCGGCGACTGGAGCATGGCAGCTGCCATGAGCGCATTCTTCGATGCACTGGATAAGAAAAACAAACTGGCAAAGACCGTTATCTATAATCTTAATCCCGCCTGGAACGAAGTGTTTGCCACAATGGCCGGCAACTTCCAGGACGGCACCATCCCCGGCAAGATCCAGTTTGGCTCCGGCTGGTGGTTCCTCGACCAGAAAGACGGGATGGAGAAACAAATCAATACCCTGAGCAATATGGGGCTGCTGAGCCGTTTTGTAGGTATGCTGACAGATTCCCGGAGTTTTCTATCTTTTCCCCGTCATGAATATTTTCGTCGTATTTTGTGCAATCTCATTGGTCGTGATGTGGAAAACGGTGAACTCCCCAACGACATTCCATGGTTAGGGAAGATGGTCCAGGATATTTGTTACTACAACGCAAAAGCATATTTTGATTTTTAGATGAAGTCTGTAAAAGTTATCACTTTCGGGGAACTGTTGTTGCGCCTGTCACCCGACCTGGCGGGCAATAGTTCCGCTATTTTTGTCGGTGGCGCAGAAGCCAATGTAGCTGCTGCACTGGCACGCTGGGGTACGCCGGTGGCATATATCAGTAAAGTGCCGGAAAACGGTTTTTCGCGGGACGTATTGAAACAGCTGAGTGACCGCGGCATTGCCACCGACCGGATGTTGTGGGGCGGCGACCGTATCGGTATCTATTACCTTGCACAGGGCAGCGATCTGAAACACGCCGAGGTGGTGTATGACCGTAAATATTCTTCTTTCAGCCAGATAATACCGGGTACGGTCAACTGGGACGAGCTGCTGGGAGATGCCGAATGGTTTCACTGGAGCGCTATCAGCCCTGCGCTGAACCCTGATGCTGCCGTGATTTGCAAAGAAGTGCTGGAAGCTGCTACCCGGAAGGGAATGACCATCTCCACCGATCTCAACTACCGCAGCAAATTATGGCAATACGGCAAGCAGCCGCATGAAGTGATGCCTGAGCTGGTGGCTTATTGCGATGTGATCATGGGTAATATCTGGGCTGCCCGCACCATGCTGGACACCACGCTGGACAGTGCGGCGCTGGAAGCGGACACCAAAACCGTGTACCTGGAACAGGCGCTGAAAGTAGCGGAAGAGATAACGGCGCGGAATAAACGCTGTAAAAGAGTGGCCTTCACTTTCCGTTTCAGCAAAGACACCACCCACGCGCAATACTATACTTTCTATTATCACAACGGACAGGCCAGCATTTCAAAAGAATATGAAACACATGCAGTGGTGGACCGTGTAGGCAGCGGCGACTGTTTTATGGCGGGCCTTATCCATGCACAGCTGGAAGGAAAGGATGATCAGGGTATCATCTCTTATGCCGCCGCCGCCGCTTATTCCAAGTTTTTTGTGAAAGGAGATTTTAACACCACCTCTTATGAGGATATTATAAAACTGATGTAATTATGGCACCAAACCCGGAAACCATTATAGCTGCATTTGAGCAGAGCGGTATTATCCCCGTTTTTTACCACGACGATGCAGATGTTTGTTGCGAAGTGCTGCAGGCTTGTTACGACGGAGGCCTCCGCGTATTTGAGTTCACCAGCAGGGGCGCGCAGGCGCAGCCCAATTTCTCCCGCCTGCTGGAACTGAAAAAGGCGAAGATGCCTGATCTGTACCTCGGTATCGGCACTATTAAAGATGCCACTGCCGCGGCAGCCTATACGCAACTGGGCGCCGATTTCATCGTGTGTCCTGTCACAGATCCTGAAACAGGCGCTTACTGCCGTTCACAGCAGATCCTGTGGATACCAGGTTGTATGACGCCTACCGAAATTTCCGTGGCAGAAAAAAACGGCGCTCCGCTGGTGAAGCTATTCCCCGGTAATGTATTGGGGCCGGCTTATGTAAAAGCTATCAAGCCACTGTTCCCGGACCTGAAGTTTATGCCTACCGGCGGTGTGGAGCCTACCCGGGTGAGCATGGACGCCTGGTTTGATGCCGGTGTTGTTTGCGTGGGCATGGGCAGTAACCTGCTCTCTAAATCACTGATTGACAGCCGCGATTGGGCATCGCTGAAAGAGAAAATAGTGCAAACGTTTGCATTTCTCAGCAGTAAGCCGTAAATTAAAGCCAACTTATAAATTCCAAATCAGCCGTAATGAATTCCACAACTTTAGGTAACTATCGCTGGCGTGTGTGCGCACTTCTCTTTGTAGCTACCACGATTAACTATATTGACAGGCAGGTGCTGGGTTTGCTGAAAAGCGATCTTTCCAGTGAATTCAACTGGACGGAGCAGGATTATAGTAACCTGGTCATGATTTTCTCTGCGGCGTATTCCGTTGGCTTACTGTTTTTTGGACGGTTGGTAGATAAAATGGGGTCCAAAAACGGATACAGCATTTCTATCATCGTGTGGAGCCTGTCGGCCATGGCGCATGCACTGGTGCGCTCCACCATGGGCTTTGGCGTGGTACGTTCCGTTCTGGGCGTAAGCGAGGCCGGTAACTTCCCTGCAGCGATCAAAGCCACCGCTGAGTGGTTTCCCAAAAAAGAAAGGGCTTTTGCCACCGGTATTTTCAACAGTGGTTCCAATATTGCGGCCGTTGTTGGTCCGGTGATGGTATACTGGCTGGCCCGTAATCACGGCTGGCGCCATGCTTTCTTCTGGACGGGCGCCATTGGTTTCGTGTGGCTGGTGTTATGGTGGATTTACTATGAAATTCCCTCCCGTCAGAAAAGGCTGGGCAAGGCGGAATTTGATCATATTCACTCCGATCAGGAGGTAGAAGAAGTGGCGCCGCAACCGGTAAGATGGGGCCGGCTGCTGGGCATCAGGCAAACATGGGCTTTTGTATTCGGTAAACTGCTCACCGATCCGGTATGGTGGTTTTTCCTCTTCTGGCTGCCCGGCTACCTGGAATCTATTTTCCATGTGAATCTGAAAGCCAATCTGGGTCTTCCTATCATCATCATCTATGCTGTCACCAGCTTCGGCAGTATCGGCGGAGGATGGTTGTCTTCCCATCTCATTAAAACCGGTTGGCCTATTTTCAAAGCCCGTAAGGTGTCTATGCTGATCTTTGCGCTGTGTGTGGCGCCGATCATGTTAATTCAATATATCAGTAACGTGTGGCTGGCCATTGCGCTTATCAGCCTGGCTACCGCGGCTCACCAGGCCTGGTCCGCCACCATCTTCACCACCGCTTCCGATATGTTCCCTAAACGCGCTGTAAGCTCTGTTGTAGGTATCGGCGGCATGGCCGGTTCCATCGGCGGCACGCTGTTTCCCATCGTGATCGGCGCTATGCTGGAACATTATAAACTGCTGGGTAATATTGGCATCGGTTATAATATCCTTTTCGTGATGTGCGGAGTGGCTTACCTGCTGGCATGGACAGTGATGCACTTCTTTGCACCGAAGATGGAACAAGTGAAACTTTGATGGCCATGATTTTTGCTGATTTCGCTGATCCAGGAAGATGGGAGCGAAGCATGAAAGCGGAGATTAAACAGCGATCAGAAAGCGCTTAATAATACTTTAACACAACTGCAAAACAATTAAAGAAAGAAGGCCGGCTGAATATTCAGCCGGCCTTTCTATTACGATATGTTCAGAAATAAGTGAACAGGTAGTGTTGCGTGGCATCACAGTTATAACGACACTCCTCTTTTCCACGGAATAAAGTCATCCTGGTTCAGCTGTTCCGCTTTGGTATGTACCTCGCCGCTGGCCGCTTTGATGACGAATTCGAGGATCTGTTCGCCCATCTCGGCGATGCTGTGTTCTCCGCTGATAATAGTGCCGGTATTGATATCGATAATGTCTTTCATGCGGGTGGCCAGTTTCGTGTTGGTCGCCAGTTTCACTACAGGAGCGATCGGGTTGCCGGTAGGCGTGCCGAGGCCGGTGGTGAACAGTACGATATTGGCGCCGGAACCTACTTCCGCAGAGGTGGACTCTACGTCGTTGCCTGGTGTGCATAAAAGGTTCAGCCCCGGTTTGGTCACATACTCCGTATAGTCGAGCACGTCAGTCACCGGAGAGGTGCCGCCTTTTTTGGCAGCGCCGGCAGATTTGATGGCGTCGGTAATGAGGCCGTCTTTGATATTGCCGGGGGAAGGGTTCATATAAAAACCGGAACCTACTGACTGGGCCTGGTTTTCATAAGCCCGCATGATGCGGATGAATTTATCGGAAATTTCTTCTGTTACGCAGCGGTTGATCAGTTCCTGTTCTACGCCGCACAGTTCCGGGAATTCGGAGAGGATGGAGGTGCCGCCCAGTGCTACGAGCAGGTCGGAGGTGTGCCCTACGGCCGGGTTGGCGGAAATGCCGGAGAAGCCGTCGGAGCCGCCGCATTCCAGGCCTATCACCAGTTTGGACAGGGGAGTGGGCTTACGCGTCTGTTTGTTCGCTTCTATCAGCGCCAGGAAAGTGTCTTTGATGGCGGCTGACAGCATCGCAAATTCAGATGCGCTTTTTTGCTGCTCGTAAACCAGTACCGGTTTGTTGAACTGCGGATTCAGTTTCTTCAGGGCTTCCTGCAGGATAGACACCTGTGCATGCTGGCAACCCAGGCTGAGGATGGTAGCTCCCGCCACGTTGGAGTGGTGGATATAGCCGGCCAGCAGGGCGCACAATGCATCTGAATCCTGACGGGTACCGCCACAGCCGCCTTCGTGCGTGAGAAACTTGATACCGTCGATATTAGGGAATATAACATTACGTTTATCCGTTGCCGTTATATTTTCTGCTTCGTATTGTTTAACCGCGTCGATGTTGCCGCTTTTGTACAGCGCAACGAGGTCCTGCACCTGTTCGTTATAAACTTCTGCCGGTGCGAATCCCAGCCCTTTTTCGAAAGCTGTTTTGATTACGCCTACGTTCCTGTTTTCGCAGAAAACGAGCGGTATTACGAGCCAGTAGTTGCGGGTGCCCACCTGTCCGTCTTCACGCTGGTAGCCCATAAAAGTGGCGTTCTTCCATTTGCTGACATCGGGGGCCTGCCACTGGATGGCGCCGTCTTTTTCATGGAAAGCGTTTGCATCGTGCACAACGTTTTCCGTGGTGAGGCTTTCCCCTTTTTTCAGCGGGCGGGTAGATTTCCCTACCAGTACGCCGTACATGGTAATGGGTTCGTTGCCGTCGATATCGTTGATCAGGAATTTATGTTTCGCAGAGATATTTTGCTGGAGCTGTATGTCTTGGCCATTGAATGAAACATGGGTGCCGGCGGGGATATCCTGCAACGCCACTAGCACATTATCATTCGGATGAATTTGTAAGTAAGTGTTCATAAAAGCTAAAGTAGTAAATAACGTTACCGGCTGTTAATACTATAATGTTAATCCTTGATAAGATTTTGACTATTTGCCTGACACGCTGTAACGTTTGATGGTAGCAAGTTACGAATGATTTATCATTTCCGGAGAGCCTGTTGACTGTTAAAAAAACATCTGTTTTTGAACTGATATTTTTTAATCATAACCTGATATGTTTTTGATAAAAGAACTGCCTGTCCTGCCGGCGTCATCCCCCTGCTTCCGCTGAAACATGCGACATATTTTATATCTTACCCGAAATATTGTTTGTATGCGTATTCCACGGGTAACCGGATTTTTAGTGATGATCATTGTTTGTTGTTCCCTGCATGTGGCTGCCCAACAGGAGCAGCGGAACTATTTATACACCGCCTGGAGCGAGGCCAACGGAAATGCAGCCTTCAGTAATATGAGCTGGCGGGAGAACCAGCGAAAGCATATGGCGGAGGTGATACAGCAACTGCCGGACGCTATGCGGGCCAGGATGCTGGCCGATGCTGACAAGGCCATGAGTTTTACCTGGCCAGCCTTGCCGGCCTCTTTGTATCTGCAGTTCCGCGATAATGGCAACCGGGTCAATTTTGAGAATGCGCAGTTTGAGCGACGTAAGATATTGTCTTCCCTGGTGGTAGGGGAACTGGCGGGCGGTAATGGTAAATACATTCCGCAGATCGCTAATGGTTTGTGGGCTATTATGGAAGAAAGCACCTGGGTGTTGCCGGCGCATGTCGGTATACAGAAAGCCGGTACCGGCCTGGCGGACCCCGCGGAACCCATCATTGATCTGTTTGCCGGTGAAACAGCGGCTACTATCAGCTGGGCGCAATTCCTCCTGGGAACGAAGCTGGATAAATTTTCTCCTATGATCGGCCGGCGGATCGACTATGAGCTGAACCGGCGTATTGTATCGCCCTATCTTGAGCGGACGGATTTCTGGTGGATGGGTTTCAACGGCCGGCCTATGAACAACTGGAATATCTGGATCAATACCAACATTCTGCAGGTGGCCCTGCTGGCGGTGAACGAAAGGGATATCCGTAACAAGGTGATAGAAAAAACGATTCGCAGCGCCGACTTTTTCCTGAATAGTTATCCGGAAGATGGCGGTTGTGACGAAGGCCCCAGCTATTGGGGACATGCCGGCGGCAAGCTGATAGAGTTTATCAACTGGATGCGCTGGGCTTCGGCCGGCAAGGCGGACTTCAGTAAGAATGAGCTGATACACCGCATAGGCACCTATATCTACAAAATGCACATCGACAGCAGCCGGTTTGTGAATTTCGCGGATGCCTCTGCCCGCACCATTCCGCCGCCGCATACAGTATACCTTTACGGGGAAATCTTCAAAGACCGGCAGATGAAGGAGTTTGGCGCTTACCTGTACCGGCTGGCCAACCCGGATACCACCCGCATCAATACCTGGTCGTTGCTGACATTTATTTATGATCTCGAAGGGCGCAAGTCATTTTTAAGCACCACGCCGAAGGCGCCTTATACGAGCGACAACTGGCTGCCCGATCTGCAGGTGCTGTCACTTCGTTCCATCCCCGGCAGCTTCCGCGGCCTGTTTTTCGCCGCCAAGGGCGGTCATAACGCAGAGAGCCATAATCACAATGATATCGGCAATTTCGTGCTGTATATGGACGGAGAGCCTGCTATTATAGATGTGGGCGTTGGTACCTATACCAAACAGACTTTCAGCAACGACCGCTATCAGTTGTGGTATATGCAGTCGCAATGGCATAACTGCCCTACGGTGAATGGCGTGCAGCAGCAGGATGGTCGCCGGTTTAAGGCTAAATCGGTCTCTTATGCCGATAAAGGCGATAGCAAAACATTCAGCCTGGATATTGCTGCAGCCTATCCCGAGGCGGCCATGGTAAAAACGCTAACACGCACCTTCTCCTTTATACCGGCGGATTCCCGTCTGAAACTGACCGAAGATTATGAGCTACAGTCCTGGAAAGCGCCCTATCAGCTGCACTTTATGACCTGCCTGCCGGCAGATGTCAAAACACCCGGAAAGGTGCTGCTGCAAGGCAACAATGCCATCTTGCAAATGACCTATGATGCGTCCCGCTTTGAGGCCGTTGCAGAGCGGCAGGCCATTGATGACGGCCGGTTGTCGCCCGTCTGGGGAGCGGCGGTGTACCGCATCACTCTTAAAGACAAAGGACAGGCGTTGCAGGCCAAAAACACCATTGACTTCGAGATGAAACGCAAGCGATAGTAATATATATTTTTTGTAGAATATGATTGCCAACAGGAATGATGAAATGTAATAAGATAGCGGGTTGTCTATATAATAATTGTAGTTTTTACAATTAATTGACGCTATCTTTTTTGCAAAAGCTTTGTATTTTGCAAACGTTTGCATTACTTTAGGCGAAAGCTTTGAGAGCGGAGGGTAATGCAGTCCACGTTAGTACAGGCCGTCATGCTGCATGACAGGCTGCCGCCGGATAGTGT encodes:
- a CDS encoding GNAT family N-acetyltransferase, with the translated sequence MHPLPNIFPILHTDRLDLVELQPWHAADLLDLFSDQRVTQYYHVMPLKTELDAERVISYFHQRFRDQLGIRWGITLRGQSKLIGTIGFNSFPQLHRGVIVYALAHAYWGQGYMTEAILELVRYGFRELELSRMEAEVMPANISSERVLIKNGFRQEGTLKKWMEWEGRLFDINMWALVRES
- the mnmA gene encoding tRNA 2-thiouridine(34) synthase MnmA, producing the protein MSKHGKVLVAMSGGIDSTVTALMLHEQGYEVVGITMKTWDYASAGASKKETGCCNLDSFNDARAAAVHHGFPHFVLDIRDEFGDFVINNFVDEYIAGRTPNPCVLCNTHIKWRALMKRADAMDCEFIATGHYGQIRRHDNGRMVISKGIDETKDQSYVLWGIQQDVLARTILPLGKYRKTEIRQMAFDFGYPELAKKAESYEICFVPDNDYRGFLKRKVEGLEERVNGGNFVLADGTIVGKHKGYPFYTIGQRKGLDIALGRPVFVTEIIPETNTIVLGNEDELQKNEMFVSGLNMGKYETIPDGMEAITKIRYKDPGALSLLHNEDGKVKVNFFEHVKGIAPGQSAVFYEGDDVIGGGIIQRGPISLHQ
- a CDS encoding tagaturonate reductase; protein product: MLHTLNKEYILKQTNSGVDEKVFHFPEKILQFGTGVLLRGLVDYLVDQGNRSGCYEGRIVVVKSTDGDTSEFSGQDNLYTTHIKGIAQGELVDQVLINASISRVLQSNADWGEVLAAVRQPALQTIISNTTEVGIQYVPEKIGDSAPASFPGKLLAVLKERYEYFRGSGNTGFVIVPTELVVDNGRLLKEIVLKLAAYNDMPAAFVQWIENENHFCNSLVDRIVPGKPRNLAELEEKAGYTDKLWIEVEPFLLWAIEGDAHVQSVLGFHKADERMLIAPSIVPFREQKLRLLNGSHTAAVPLAYLSGLNTVYECMKDDYMRHFFEEVVLREILPTIEQTCPQAASFAQDVLDRFANPFIAHKLISITFQESSKMNARNVRTLTRYYEQFKTLPEFMCLGFAAMLLFLKPTRMEDGKYFGTRDGEEYQITDDNIAIFAAHWETYSSPQQLAERVCADSRLWEADLAAIPHFTETVAGYLQTMMTGVKNVMQLQLPKN
- the uxaC gene encoding glucuronate isomerase, which produces MKGFLTEDFLLQTETAKRLYFDYAQSMPVIDYHNHLPPDEIAQNKVFKNMTDIWLRGDHYKWRAMRANGVAEQYITGSADDFTKFRHWAATTPYTMRNPLYHWSHMELKNPFGITDLLSEATAEKIWEAGNDKLPKLSTRQLLQHFKVEVVCTTDDPTDSLEHHQAIANKPFGTRVLPTFRPDKAMAVDTPAVFNAFVDKLSAITDREIRSYRDLVEALQLRHTYFHEAGGRLSDHGITTFSFAAYTQQELDNIFLNARGHQAATPYESEQFKTAMLLQICEWNHERGWAQQFHAGAIRNNNSRLLQQLGADAGVDSIGDWSMAAAMSAFFDALDKKNKLAKTVIYNLNPAWNEVFATMAGNFQDGTIPGKIQFGSGWWFLDQKDGMEKQINTLSNMGLLSRFVGMLTDSRSFLSFPRHEYFRRILCNLIGRDVENGELPNDIPWLGKMVQDICYYNAKAYFDF
- a CDS encoding sugar kinase, which encodes MKSVKVITFGELLLRLSPDLAGNSSAIFVGGAEANVAAALARWGTPVAYISKVPENGFSRDVLKQLSDRGIATDRMLWGGDRIGIYYLAQGSDLKHAEVVYDRKYSSFSQIIPGTVNWDELLGDAEWFHWSAISPALNPDAAVICKEVLEAATRKGMTISTDLNYRSKLWQYGKQPHEVMPELVAYCDVIMGNIWAARTMLDTTLDSAALEADTKTVYLEQALKVAEEITARNKRCKRVAFTFRFSKDTTHAQYYTFYYHNGQASISKEYETHAVVDRVGSGDCFMAGLIHAQLEGKDDQGIISYAAAAAYSKFFVKGDFNTTSYEDIIKLM
- a CDS encoding bifunctional 4-hydroxy-2-oxoglutarate aldolase/2-dehydro-3-deoxy-phosphogluconate aldolase — protein: MAPNPETIIAAFEQSGIIPVFYHDDADVCCEVLQACYDGGLRVFEFTSRGAQAQPNFSRLLELKKAKMPDLYLGIGTIKDATAAAAYTQLGADFIVCPVTDPETGAYCRSQQILWIPGCMTPTEISVAEKNGAPLVKLFPGNVLGPAYVKAIKPLFPDLKFMPTGGVEPTRVSMDAWFDAGVVCVGMGSNLLSKSLIDSRDWASLKEKIVQTFAFLSSKP
- a CDS encoding MFS transporter, which translates into the protein MNSTTLGNYRWRVCALLFVATTINYIDRQVLGLLKSDLSSEFNWTEQDYSNLVMIFSAAYSVGLLFFGRLVDKMGSKNGYSISIIVWSLSAMAHALVRSTMGFGVVRSVLGVSEAGNFPAAIKATAEWFPKKERAFATGIFNSGSNIAAVVGPVMVYWLARNHGWRHAFFWTGAIGFVWLVLWWIYYEIPSRQKRLGKAEFDHIHSDQEVEEVAPQPVRWGRLLGIRQTWAFVFGKLLTDPVWWFFLFWLPGYLESIFHVNLKANLGLPIIIIYAVTSFGSIGGGWLSSHLIKTGWPIFKARKVSMLIFALCVAPIMLIQYISNVWLAIALISLATAAHQAWSATIFTTASDMFPKRAVSSVVGIGGMAGSIGGTLFPIVIGAMLEHYKLLGNIGIGYNILFVMCGVAYLLAWTVMHFFAPKMEQVKL
- a CDS encoding UxaA family hydrolase, with amino-acid sequence MNTYLQIHPNDNVLVALQDIPAGTHVSFNGQDIQLQQNISAKHKFLINDIDGNEPITMYGVLVGKSTRPLKKGESLTTENVVHDANAFHEKDGAIQWQAPDVSKWKNATFMGYQREDGQVGTRNYWLVIPLVFCENRNVGVIKTAFEKGLGFAPAEVYNEQVQDLVALYKSGNIDAVKQYEAENITATDKRNVIFPNIDGIKFLTHEGGCGGTRQDSDALCALLAGYIHHSNVAGATILSLGCQHAQVSILQEALKKLNPQFNKPVLVYEQQKSASEFAMLSAAIKDTFLALIEANKQTRKPTPLSKLVIGLECGGSDGFSGISANPAVGHTSDLLVALGGTSILSEFPELCGVEQELINRCVTEEISDKFIRIMRAYENQAQSVGSGFYMNPSPGNIKDGLITDAIKSAGAAKKGGTSPVTDVLDYTEYVTKPGLNLLCTPGNDVESTSAEVGSGANIVLFTTGLGTPTGNPIAPVVKLATNTKLATRMKDIIDINTGTIISGEHSIAEMGEQILEFVIKAASGEVHTKAEQLNQDDFIPWKRGVSL